In Rhizobium jaguaris, a single window of DNA contains:
- a CDS encoding L,D-transpeptidase, producing MKTIKLALLPALAVLMASSVHAQEWRYSRDYGDDPDGGYAAQRYWQEAPPDYRDYRRSGDDYSYRGDPYGYYDDEDGDFPPRRRPQRQASIDQGAISPQFIPGAKDDRRAGLARSSIPRVVVPFSGYEPGTIVISTKEKRLYLVLSDGTALKYGIGVGKQGFAWKGTETISRKAEWPDWTPPKEMIARRPELPDHMDGGLNNPLGARALYLGSTLYRIHGTNEPNSIGKAVSSGCIRMANPDVMDLYSRVSVGTKVVVL from the coding sequence ATGAAGACTATAAAATTAGCCCTTTTGCCCGCTTTGGCCGTCCTGATGGCAAGCTCTGTGCATGCTCAGGAATGGAGGTACTCGCGGGATTATGGCGACGACCCGGATGGCGGCTATGCTGCTCAGCGCTATTGGCAGGAGGCGCCGCCGGACTATCGTGATTATCGGCGTTCCGGCGATGACTATTCCTACCGGGGTGATCCCTATGGCTATTATGACGACGAAGACGGCGATTTCCCGCCGCGCCGCCGTCCACAGCGACAGGCGTCGATCGATCAGGGCGCAATCTCTCCGCAATTCATTCCTGGCGCCAAGGACGATAGGCGGGCCGGGTTGGCGCGGTCGTCGATCCCGCGTGTGGTAGTCCCCTTTTCCGGCTACGAACCCGGTACAATCGTGATCTCCACCAAGGAAAAACGTCTCTATCTTGTGCTCAGCGACGGAACTGCCCTCAAATACGGCATTGGTGTCGGCAAGCAGGGCTTCGCCTGGAAGGGCACGGAGACGATCAGCCGCAAGGCGGAGTGGCCGGACTGGACGCCACCCAAGGAAATGATCGCTCGCCGGCCAGAATTACCTGACCACATGGATGGCGGCCTCAATAATCCGCTCGGAGCGAGAGCGCTCTATCTCGGTTCCACCCTCTACCGCATCCATGGCACCAATGAACCCAACTCGATCGGCAAGGCGGTATCTTCTGGCTGCATCCGCATGGCAAA
- a CDS encoding carboxy terminal-processing peptidase, giving the protein MRLQYSFLCLFLAIAPSAYALETGSPSVLTPLQQQEQAAHLSAQFLTRFHYKPVPLDDALSVRIMNQFIKSLDPDRVLFLQTDIDKFTANSTKIDDAINREDLQIPFSIFNVYVQRVVDRMNYARDLIKRNFDFSVQEDYPLVRDKEPWPQSEAESNDLWRKRVKNDWLRLKLAGRDDAGIRDTLDKRYKNSLDRAYKYKSDDVFQTFMDAYTTSIDPHTDYFGAAAAAEFDISMKLSLVGIGAVLQERDDYTTIRELVVGGPAQLSGKLAAGDRIVGVGQGENGPIKEVVGTRLDEIVQMIRGSKGSVVRLDILPADAGPDGKHHVISLVRDKISLDKQAAKKTILPIKDGDATRKIGVITLPAFYEDFEARRKGDKDYRSASRDVAKLLAELKQDNADGVVIDLRNNGGGSLAEAVDLTGLFVGKGPVVQERDAGGKIEVESDDLPVPAWTGPLAVLINRGSASASEIFAAAIQDYGRGVIVGEPSFGKGTVQTVINLDQLTHGSKPKFGELKLTVAQFFRVDGGTTQLRGVTPDISLPGSSDPKSFGEASYDNALPWTKIKPARYTPDGDIKALLPQLQSRHDARVANDKDFQRFTEDVAELKAQREKRVVSLNETERRNELIAQANRLKSRQQMDDGEDTGEDDGLEANERSLSADIAIENARRNAKDVLLNETASIVADEADLQAGMLKAVPQKPGNSDKK; this is encoded by the coding sequence ATGCGTTTACAATATAGTTTCCTTTGTCTGTTCCTGGCGATTGCCCCATCGGCGTATGCGCTGGAAACCGGTTCACCGTCAGTTCTGACGCCGCTACAGCAACAAGAGCAAGCCGCTCATTTGAGCGCGCAATTTCTCACGCGTTTCCACTATAAGCCCGTTCCGCTCGATGATGCCCTGTCGGTCAGGATCATGAACCAGTTTATCAAGTCGCTGGATCCGGACCGTGTCCTCTTCCTGCAGACCGATATCGACAAGTTCACGGCCAACAGCACTAAGATTGACGATGCCATAAACCGGGAAGACCTGCAGATCCCCTTTTCCATTTTCAACGTGTATGTGCAGCGCGTTGTCGACCGCATGAACTACGCGCGCGACTTGATCAAACGGAACTTCGATTTCAGTGTGCAGGAAGACTATCCCCTCGTCCGCGACAAGGAGCCCTGGCCGCAATCCGAAGCGGAAAGCAATGACCTGTGGCGCAAGCGCGTCAAGAACGACTGGCTGCGTCTGAAGCTGGCAGGCCGAGACGATGCCGGCATTCGCGATACGCTCGACAAACGCTACAAAAATTCCCTCGATCGCGCCTACAAGTACAAGAGCGACGACGTCTTCCAGACGTTCATGGATGCCTATACAACATCGATCGACCCGCATACCGACTATTTCGGCGCAGCCGCTGCGGCGGAATTCGATATTTCAATGAAGCTTTCGCTCGTTGGTATCGGCGCGGTATTGCAGGAAAGAGATGACTACACGACGATCCGTGAGCTCGTCGTCGGCGGCCCGGCGCAATTATCCGGCAAGCTCGCGGCGGGCGACCGCATTGTCGGCGTCGGTCAAGGCGAGAATGGTCCTATAAAGGAAGTGGTCGGTACACGCCTCGACGAAATCGTGCAGATGATACGCGGCTCGAAGGGGTCTGTCGTGCGCCTGGACATTCTGCCCGCGGATGCCGGACCGGATGGCAAGCATCACGTCATCAGCCTGGTTCGCGACAAGATCAGCCTTGACAAACAGGCGGCCAAGAAGACGATTCTGCCGATAAAAGATGGCGACGCCACCCGCAAGATCGGGGTAATTACCCTGCCCGCTTTCTACGAAGACTTCGAGGCGCGGCGAAAAGGCGACAAGGACTACCGGAGCGCCAGCCGCGACGTCGCCAAACTTCTTGCTGAACTGAAGCAGGACAATGCCGACGGCGTTGTGATCGACTTGCGCAATAACGGCGGCGGTTCGTTAGCCGAGGCAGTTGATTTGACAGGTCTGTTTGTCGGCAAAGGCCCGGTGGTTCAGGAACGCGATGCCGGCGGTAAGATCGAGGTTGAGAGCGACGATCTTCCCGTGCCTGCCTGGACAGGCCCGCTAGCTGTATTGATCAATCGTGGCTCGGCTTCGGCTTCCGAGATCTTTGCCGCGGCGATTCAGGACTATGGTCGAGGTGTGATTGTCGGCGAACCCAGCTTTGGCAAGGGCACAGTGCAAACTGTGATCAATCTTGACCAGTTGACCCACGGCAGCAAGCCGAAATTCGGCGAGTTGAAATTGACGGTTGCCCAATTTTTCCGTGTCGATGGCGGTACGACACAGTTGCGCGGCGTGACGCCCGACATCAGCTTGCCGGGCTCTTCTGATCCCAAGAGCTTTGGTGAAGCGAGTTATGACAATGCCCTGCCGTGGACCAAGATCAAACCGGCACGCTACACTCCTGACGGCGATATAAAGGCGCTACTGCCGCAACTGCAGAGCCGCCACGACGCTCGGGTGGCGAACGACAAGGATTTCCAGCGCTTTACAGAAGACGTTGCCGAACTGAAGGCGCAGCGCGAAAAGCGGGTTGTCTCCCTGAATGAAACCGAGCGGCGCAATGAATTGATCGCTCAGGCCAATCGCCTCAAGTCTCGCCAGCAAATGGATGATGGTGAGGACACTGGTGAGGACGATGGCCTGGAGGCAAACGAGCGCAGCCTCAGCGCTGATATTGCGATTGAAAATGCCCGCAGGAACGCAAAAGACGTCTTGCTGAACGAGACCGCCTCCATCGTTGCCGACGAGGCGGATCTCCAGGCTGGCATGCTGAAGGCTGTCCCGCAAAAACCGGGAAACAGTGACAAAAAGTGA